In Luteibacter mycovicinus, a genomic segment contains:
- a CDS encoding glycine zipper 2TM domain-containing protein has translation MSRLLIPALILAVFASGASAQDGRYAPPPPPPGAVGPDDNTHFGWADVLRVDPVYGVARVETPRQECYDQPVVRRESSGNSTAGTILGAVVGGVLGNTVGKGDGRKAATVVGAVAGGAVGNNISHNGDRTYESTETRCRDVSSVSEQRRIAGYDVEYRYRGEVYVSRLNYDPGERLRVRVNVAPAD, from the coding sequence ATGTCTCGCCTGCTTATCCCTGCGCTCATCCTCGCCGTTTTCGCCTCTGGCGCCAGCGCCCAGGACGGCCGTTATGCGCCACCGCCGCCACCCCCGGGTGCCGTGGGTCCGGATGACAACACCCATTTCGGCTGGGCCGACGTGCTGCGCGTGGACCCCGTCTACGGCGTCGCGCGTGTCGAGACGCCGCGTCAGGAGTGCTACGACCAGCCAGTCGTCCGTCGTGAGTCCAGTGGCAACAGCACCGCCGGCACCATCCTCGGCGCGGTGGTCGGTGGTGTCCTGGGCAATACCGTCGGCAAGGGCGACGGCCGTAAGGCCGCCACCGTGGTTGGCGCGGTGGCCGGCGGCGCCGTGGGCAACAACATCTCCCACAACGGCGACCGCACTTACGAGAGCACCGAAACCCGCTGCCGCGACGTGAGCTCGGTCTCCGAGCAGCGCCGCATCGCCGGCTACGATGTCGAATACCGATATCGCGGTGAGGTCTACGTCTCGCGCCTGAACTACGACCCGGGCGAGCGCCTGCGGGTCCGCGTCAACGTGGCGCCGGCGGACTGA